One Hemibagrus wyckioides isolate EC202008001 linkage group LG07, SWU_Hwy_1.0, whole genome shotgun sequence DNA segment encodes these proteins:
- the LOC131356472 gene encoding uncharacterized protein LOC131356472: MKLNYFVGSLLVMMCTIDVCTANEPSISCCTEKDTTPIKAEEIVSYVLENPPCYIGAVRFLLINNRTRCSDPERLWAKRAIKIINIRNTTKAPKTSPSSTTSCTLELTTSTTQTPTAFTATKLPPWTTTTGTTEKLFNERTSAIRTPTNMPTQTSTRLTTGNWRESTITPIPTPETIKETDFTVTVTDSSTSTKYTNHTSRMLESSQKTKMQSNKKTKTVTGVSQIAEKEREALHSTERFCLQSETEETWFCYYD, encoded by the exons ATGAAGCTGAATTACTTTGTCGGCAGTCTTTTGGTCATGATGTGTACCATTGATGTTTGTACAg CAAATGAACCCTCAATATCATGTTGTACAGAAAAGGACACAACGCCAATCAAAGCTGAAGAAATCGTGAGCTATGTACTTGAAAATCCACCATGTTATATAGGAGCTGTAAG GTTTCTTTTAATAAACAACAGAACCAGGTGTTCTGATCCAGAGAGACTTTGGGCCAAGCGTGCCATAAAGataataaatattagaaatacaACAAAAGCACCAAAAACCTCACCATCTTCTACCACATCATGTACTTTGGAACTAACCACCTCAACGACACAGACTCCTACAGCCTTCACAGCTACCAAGTTACCACCatggacaacaacaacaggcaCCACAGAGAAATTATTTAATGAAAGAACAAGTGCCATTAGAACACCCACTAATATGCCGACACAAACGTCTACAAGGTTGACCACTGGAAATTGGAGAGAATCCACTATCACACCTATACCTACACCAGAGACAATTAAAGAGACAGATttcactgtgactgtgactgacagctCAACATCTACAAAATACACCAATCATACATCACGGATGCTGGAATCATCTCAGAAAACCAAAATGCagagcaacaaaaaaacaaaaacggtaACTGGGGTATCCCAAATTGCAGAGAAGGAAAGGGAAGCTCTCCACTCGACTGAACGTTTTTGTCTGCAGTCAGAGACAGAAGAAACATGGTTCTGTTACTATGATTAG